The sequence below is a genomic window from Carassius auratus strain Wakin chromosome 42, ASM336829v1, whole genome shotgun sequence.
ACATTTTCATCAATTCACATGAGAATTTATTTTCTGCATGAGATGAACAGCAGACTTGGCAGAATAGAGCAAAAAAAGAAGCATCAGGTACTTTTCCTTTACAACCCtctatatttagaaattaaaaatacttttttaatgtttggtgtatttttacaaaaaaatttctataaaatgtctcttatgcttacaaaagctgcatttatttgatcaaaaatacagtaaaaatagtaatattgtaaaatgttattacaagttaaaataactgtattctattttaatatgttctaaaatgtaatttattcctgtaatggcaaagctgaattttcaacagccataaattatttgaaatgtttaggTCATAATtagattatttgaaatataaatcttttgtaaaattattattgattttagtttACTACCACTTTTGAACAAATTAATGCATTCTTGTTGAATCAAagtagtaatataaaaaaaaggaaaagaaaatcttactgactctgaacttttgaacagaagtgtaatataaatcatatatgagattattattttttttttatttgtcattcttTGAATTGGAATGAAAATATGCCTttcaaaatgtatgaaaataagaataaataacttACGAATATTAGTTAACTCAGAAGGAGAAAGACTTGATCACGGTTGGTTTTGATGCATGGCTCTTTATTGTAGATTTCTTGGTGAATCAATTAGAAAAACAATTccaaaacactgaaaatgtgGGTATTAGAGACAAACATCTCTTTATGTTCAGATTAAAGTTCTTTAGAAACTCATGCAGGAGCGTGTGTCGGCTGAGACGATGGAGTGTCATTATCGAATCAATCAGAGGGCCACCCTGTAACGCATAGAGGATGAGAGAAAACAGGTACAATACCTTAAGAGAAGAGATGCTCTACAATTGCATCAGTCTAGACATGATTGATCAAACTTATATTGCTGTTTTAATCTTTCATGCAGGAAGCTGCTAGCAGTGCTGTGAAAAACTGGTGCATGTCTAAGATTCAGGATCTTGAAGTGCAAATGCCTGCAGAGACACAATACTACAAACTTCTGCGGTCTCCATCGGTGGATCACTCTCTGGTGGACTCAGACCTCGCGGGTCTCCCGCTGCTGTCGCCTCATCTCTGAGGAAAGCTCCAGCTCGCTGGCCACCTATGTCAATATGTTACCCAGCCCAGAAGCAGATCATAACAATGATGTAAAAAGTCTTGAATTTTGGGGATGCACTTGGAAGGACATACTTTGAGATGAAGTTGAATGGttcttcagtttttttaaatcagtgtcattaattacagtaaaaatatctaaacactcATAAAGCAAGATATACTTTTAAccggaaaataaataaatacagtcaaTTTCATTTATTCATGCTTGCTTTAAGCATTAAActaagcattttatttattattttgagaagttttttttgtgtgtttttaatactctaaaactaaatataaaatatgaaatgaataTTTGAGAGTATATGACTCTAAACAatcaaaaaataaacacttatcttttgtttcattaaaatacatttctttattcaAACAGATGATTAATCGTAACCTGTCAGCTCCTTCAATGGTCAAACACAAACCTCTTTCCCGGAAGCTGGGGGGCTGATGACCCCAAGTGGCACAGAGCACAAGTGCAGGAGGTTGATGTCTCAAAGTCAAGGATGAACTGTTCGATAGCACTGCCAGCAGCAGTCTGTCCACATCCAGCAAGTGTTACACACAGCGTTTCTTTGAGATGGTCTCCACACAGCTGGAATGCTGGTATGAGAGGAAGATCCAGGAAGCAGAAAAGAAAGCCATGCAGGACAGAGCCAGTCTACTGGAGAAGATCAACACACTGGAAGAAGAGCTACAGAAGCTTCGCACTAACACTAATACAAACTCTTGACACATGCGGCACTTTCCCCATATACCTGGATTCCACCTAATATGAAAGTCATGGAATTACAAATGAGACTGGAGCTTTGTAAACACTGAGTGAGCTTACAGTAGTTTTATTGTACTGTAAAACACAGGGATGCAAAACTATTTTAAGATGTATAAGACTCCAAATCAAAGTTTAATTTTGACAGTGGCATGCAGGAATCATTATATGTAGGTGGTGGTTATGCTAACGGTAACTAACTACAACAGTGCTCTATTAGCCTACTGAGTACAGTACTCCTTTGCTCAATGTCAAGTCATCCAGAAATGGaaattgttatcatttactcgCCATCTTGTCTTTCAAACAGGGTTGAGAAAGATTCAGAATCAAAGAAGTGCTTCCTTTCAATGAGCTGGAATGTGAACTGAATTGGCCACAAGTTCAATTGGAATTTGAATCGGAAAGACAGGAAGAGGAACGTGCAGAATCGCGGTTCAAAGAAATGTAATTGCTGTTCCAtcattgtgaaatatataaagtAGATACTTTGTTTTCTATagtacaaatgaaaataaatgaagactAGTCTATcaacgaaataaataaataaaataaaaaaatttcagctgacatcaaaagaataaatgtattttatatatattaaaatagaaaagtataTTATACAGTTTGGGATGCATTATGGTAAGTaaaaattacagaatttaaaatttttatatttgtataaaatattactttCAGTAATTAAATTATCTTCACTGTTTGTAAAGACTGAAATATTCTGAATTAAATTGTAATGAAATGCTTTTCAGTCAGTCAAGATTAATAGTAGACTTTTTATAATCCTAGATAGAATTACCTTAAATAACATAGTACttgttaatataaaatgaatgtcGCTATAATATATTGTTTGAGTCTTCAGTATCTGCAcatacaaaatgtaattaaaaggttttaattaaattgcatcTATAGTAGTTTAACTTGAGAATGAAGAGAACTGTTTAAAATGCATGCCATAATGCAGtatgttttggttttgatttatGATACAATAAAGAATTCATGCGATACGTGTAAAAGCTATAAATGTTTGATGAGTCAAATGTTTAACACTCATGACCATGATCTCTGCTGCACAGCATCCTGCAAGAGTCAGATGCATGATTATCCTATATACAGTGTCAGATTTGATAGTATCTTTTCATAAAGAATTCATATCTTTTCCACTAAATTATTCATGATCATGTTCACCACAAAGTTGAAGTCAAAAACTATCTAATACCTTGAGACTCAAGTACGAGGctaaaataattaacaacaacaaaaaaagacccTCAAAGTCTAACATTATCATAGATGTTTTCAAGGTATCGCTATTAACGCTCTGTTCTTTACCCTGTTCACACCCTAAACCACTTCTCGGTAAACATCCGCAGGCGTGCTGGAATCTCATTATCTCAAAACAGTCAGATCAGGGCTGCACGAGTCTGTATTGATTGAAATGGATCAGAGTGAAATAATCTATAAGCATGGCGGTCGTCCATCCCACCGCCTCCATCCACCCCTaacaacaaaatatttgtaacactgcaacaaaaacaaaaggctgttgcattattacatattttaatatttagatatttgcagtgatttttgaataatatttaaattgccaataaataaatacaaataacgaaacaaaagtaaaatataaaaacaaccaAACACTTTCATTCCCAGTTATTCAAACAGGGAACATCCATTATCAGATAGCATTATCACTTCAGTCTACTCTAGCGCGAGTTTAAGCActctaaaaaaaaacttcagaaataataaatgaagttGCCTACATTATGAAATCTCTTACCGTATGTATCTCagcactttgttgtttatgagaGAATTCGCGAGATTGCAGAGTTCGGTTTTCTAGCCCGTGCACAGAACAAAACTCCGGGGTTTCAGCGATGACTTATCTGGACGCCTCTGATTGGCCgatgcattcataagctcaacagaatcgtgtgtgattggttacaaCGCAAACGCAGTGAAAACACGTAAAAAAGGAAATTTGATGCTACATGGCCAGGTTCACACAGCAGGAGAATACTGTTTTTAGTCCTGTGTGTTCATTAGTTAATTTCTGGATTGACAGCCATTGTAGAACTGAACTCACACTCATACATTTTTAGGGACTGGAACCATTCTGGACAAGTTCTTGTCACATACTCCTTTTCCACCATGGCAGTTTGAGTGCTGGTTCAGAGCCAGAGCTTAGTTTTAAATCGGTTCTTTGTCTTTTGATACCCAAAGCACCAGCTCTGAACCAGGAAAAGTGGTTCATTAGCAACAAAATATCGCTGGTCTAGAAGTAAAAATGGTTTACAACTGTAAAAACTGCATCAGGGGCTGGGGGCGATGTTATTTTGACAAACAAGACGAACAGAAACTTTTGACCGCCGTTTTTGAAGCACGCTAAACACAATGGACATGATTAAGCAAAAACAACAGTGATCCGAGAAGGAACCAAGCTGCTTTCTTGCACTCTGGTCCTCTACAGAAGTCCAGAGTAAATTAGAGGGAGCTTCACACACGAAACCAGTGTTGCACCAAATTTAACGTGAGATGGCTGCAGCGGGGTTCGACAGGAACATTGAACAGATTagctacaaatataaaaaaaactgaaggaaGAGTGCAGGGACCAAAATACGGACCCATTCACAATGGTGGGAAATGGTTTATTTGGGGACAATGACCATGTAGTAGGTTTCAGCACATAGCCTATGACTTTTGCACTACAATTTTACCTAGTTGCAATACCCAACAACCTGTTCCTCAAAAATTCAGTGCACATTTTGGCCCTGATCAAGGCAATTAGACACAATGAACCACCGCAGAATAATGACCAATAGATGGTTTTCTGCCTTTTGTGTGGTACCATATGAACTCATTATGTAATGCAACGTCCCTGATGTGACTTTTGGCATTTGCAGTTCAAGCTTCTGCAAGGGAAAATCAAATCAATCTCCCATTGACTCTGTCAGCATGTGATGGAAAGCTAATTAAAGGCCCTGAGGGATGGCTGGTCATTTTATGAAGCATGTAGTGTGATCGGTGAGATGATCCAGTTGTGCAGTGCCTGAAAGGTTCGGCTAGGGACGAATCAGGATAACAAAATCACGTGCGTATGCTGACTGGTGGATCATGGCTTGCCCCCCCCAACCCCCTTTCAATACAAAACCATGTTTTATAAATCAATCGCTATTGGATTTATAGGGTTAATGCACAATACTGTGAAAATACGCTTGTAATGAGATTTGTGCCATATAAAACTAGAAAAAAGTACATGCTAAACAAATCACTGCGGTATTGATGGATTGAGTTTAGGAGGGGGGCATGATGCAATCGACTGCAAGGTCTTTCATTTGACATTGAGTGCTCGCAAACGTAAACAACATGGAAAGCTTCGGCAAAAACTCAAAGGGAAACAAAGGAAAACGGTGAAATAGAGTTGATAAAATTGATATGGTTCATTTTGTTCGAGGTGCAGGGTTAGATATCCTTTATTGAAATCTCTATCTAACAGATGTGCACAATGCAGTTAGGAGCTATGAAACTGGGCTTTAATTGACTAGCATTATAGATTACACAAAAGATTAATGGTTAAATAGGGTGGATATACATGCTTACAAAAGTTTGAAACCCATTTTCTGTTCGAGCCAATATGTAGTTGGGTTTGCAAGAAAATGGCTCATTAGAGAAAAATATCATGACATTTTGTGTGGCAGAATATACTGTATTGACTGTATAGGGGACATTTGGTTGGTTGGCATCGCGAGCaactttttatgtgtgtgtgggtgctgTTTTTTAGCAATTGCTTGATAAGATCTGCCATGGGGCATTGTCCTGTCAGTTCCTGATCAATTTCTACATCCTGTGAACTCGCTGCATGCGACAACTGTGGGGAGCATTCACTGTCGCCGACATTATGTGGAGAGACCGGCTGCGTTTTAATGTGCAAACTCCATGGCTGTAAAATGAAGAAATGATTTTCCTTGTTTGGGAAAACATGACTGTTTATATACTAAGGAAACAAGACAGCAAATCTCACTGAAACGTAAGTTCATGTTAGTTTGGTTCTGTGGAAAAAGCTTTGACTGGCTATGGACTATTATTTGGGCAAAATTACATACAAGCAGTTTGTTGATAGATGTGCATGACTTTCTAGACTTGGAATTTATGCTTTTTTGTTTGCCGAATCCATGCAAAAAGCCTTATGCATGATGGCTAATGTATAAAtgcgaaaaaagaaaagaataaaccaACTTGAACAGTAGTCTAAACTcctatttttttgtcttaaacTAAGCACGGACATGTGGCGGTGAAGATGGGGGACTGGAACTTGTTGGGGAGCATTTTAGAGGAGGTCCATATCCACTCCACCATCGTGGGTAAAATATGGCTGACCATCCTGTTCATATTCCGGATGCTGGTTCTCGGCGTGGCGGCTGAGGACGTTTGGGTGGACGAACAGAGTGAGTTCATCTGCAACACGGACCAGCCGGGATGCAAGAACGTCTGCTACGACCAGGCGTTCCCAATATCGCTAATTCGCTTCTGGGTACTGCAGATCATTTTTGTTTCCTCACCTTCACTGGTATACATGGGACATGCTCTGTACCGGCTGAGGGCTTTGGAGAAAGAACGGCACAAGAGGAAAATCCAGCTGAGAGCTGAACTGGAAGAGATGGAAGCCCTCTTGGAGGAGCACAAGAAGTTGGAGAAGGAACTGAGGAAACTAGAAGATCAAAAGAAAATTAGTAAGGCTCCTCTGAGGGGCTCCTTGCTGCGTACATATATAATTCATATCCTTACCAGATCAGTGGTAGAAGTGGCATTCATTGTTGGGCAGTATATCTTATATGGGATTGGACTGGATCCTTTGTACAAGTGTGAGAGGGTGCCTTGCCCGAACAGCGTGGACTGTTATGTCTCCAGGCCGACGGAGAAGACCATCTTCATGGTTTTCATGATTGTCATCGGAGGGGTTTCGCTGTTCCTGAACCTCTTGGAAATATCCCACTTGGgggtgaaaaaaattaaacagactCTAAGAGGACTCCAGTTTGTTGAGGACAAAAGTCTTTGCAAACCCAAGCACTCGACCATTCAGCAACTGTGTGTTATGACGAATATGTCCCCCCACAAAAACCCCCAGTTGAAAACGTTTATCCAACAGGGGCAAATGGACCCTCCACTGTTCCTAACCAGTGCTTGTGTCGGCTCGAGCAACGACATGCTACAGTACAACAGTTTCACCGCAGCCACCCTTCCAGTGTCCTGCATAACCCAGCAGCCCCGGCAAATGCGGCAACCAAGCCAGGGAATGATCCATGAACTGCACTCCCAAGGGTCCATGGAGTTACTAGAGGACCGGGAAAACCGCGGCCAGCGTCTAGAGAGCAGTAACGGCTCAGAGAGGGATGTTATGCCTTTTAACTCGGGTCATCTGGGTCCTGAGGTTCATACAGAAATACCAGCCTGCCTTCGCAACGTTCTGCACAGGCCCAGTCGTGTGCCAGAACTGGGGGACGATGCTGGGGAGTCTTCAGAGAGCGACTTCTGTCAACCTAACAGGAAAGCCAGTTTTATGGTCCGTATGCCCTCGGACAGCTTTTCTGGCAGTCCATCCTGTCCCTCCACAAGGAGTTCAGAGTCCGAGCTGGGCTCCCTCAATGACCTGCCAATGAACCCACCACCAGGGGGAGGAAGACGGATGTCTATGGCAAGTAGACACAAATGACATCCAGCTACTAAACTGGTCATATAGAGGCTTTCATAGGCTTCTTTATCCAAAATGAAATTTTGgaacagaaaaatgtatttatttctagaTCAGATTCCGCCTGTTACAttcaacattatttattaattataataaatattaatagcaaaattttgtttatattaatgagtgtttatgttttagattttatatataataaatactaaaaatagaTACTTACTGGTGATTGTTATTTCTCAGATGTGTGCCAAATTTGTTTACTGATATGAAaaatgtcctctttttttttttttacagagtgtATTCTTGGATATCTCTTCCATCATGAAAAAGTGAAATTAAGAAGCGCAGAAGGACAACAGGAATGTAACAGGCCGTTCATGAGCAGAAATGAATGGAGATATCAGCGACAAATGCTCTGCAGGATAGCACTGGTTTAACACAGTTTCAACGTGGTATAAGTTGTGCTGTTTTGTACTGTTCATTTTTTATTCTAAGCACCTTAATTTACCAGTAAATCATGTTATACCGTTTTTCCATGTCCAATTATGGAAGCCAAAGGTATGGTGGCTGAGAGAGCTTAATGCGTTGCAACTTCAGAAAACATACGCAAATaaagcaacagcaaaaaaaacacccctcttcatcagtttgacagcaggTGCAACAAATGCacacaagaaaacaaataaagaaaatgaaaatgcacacaataattgtatttgtagtgcatttttttcatttgcttCTATTGTGAGTATTCGCAGTGTGTTTGTTGTCTAATTGATTAagttgttttctttatttgcagGTGCTTTTATAATTTGCAGCGCGTTGAGCTCTCTAAGAAACTGTACAAAGACATCTGTGCATATTTATAAAAACTTCAGACCTTTCGACAGCtggcaaaaaataatattttaaaatcatttcgcTTGCATCCATAAAATGTGATGCAAGCTGATGGACTCTTACATCAAAttcagaagaaaataaaagttttctcaTTTCCAAAAGGGTTTGTGTTTGAATTCAGGGTGAATACAGATCGTGCCTATTTTAAACTCCTCAGAGCAAATGATGCAAAACGCATTCAATCTGCATAAAACATGCTTGGcaatttatttaatatcctagTAGACAAATTCAATGTGGACACGTTCAAGAATGAAACAAATACAGATTATGAACATTGAGGTCACAACTTTTTGAGatttaattaacaaaagaaaatgaaacaatcATTTTCAAAGAATTCCACAAATACCTATTAACAGAATATGTACAATACATACAAAatctacataaaataaatgattgtaaaacaacttttaaaaaggTTGTAAACCAGTTCTGCTACAGACCTTGTCCGTGATGAGAGGTATATCGATTTTACAGGTAGCTCGGTGGATCTCAAAACTCTCCCTACTGCATTGTAAACTAATAATCAATATTAATTTTGCCCCTTATCATAATATTCATATCACAACTGTGGTGCATCATATAACAAAGGtatgattaattgatttatccaAATCCATACTCATTAGAATACAAATTCAGATTATGCACAGAATTCTGAAGACCAGGGGCGGAGCGGGGGGGTGGCTAatggggcttaagccccgaatgttttggcaaaagccccgaatcttttagcttttttaaaataatttcaactttgtttcatttcctctcagtctctcagactggagcggcaaaaaaaagaaacaaaagctctaTTACTGTGCGTTGTGGCGGACGGTAAAGCATCACGCATCACTTCGCTTGTTTGGCAACTGCCAataaaaactaacgaagaagaatataaatcatcttcttcgtcgttgtcattaggggctggtgggctttttatttcaccgcAGTCGTAGCGAGCTCACTGACTAACcgcctgaaattaacattatggacataacaattttttttaaaaaggaactcgtaacagcaaacctcaccggccagagagagattcaaaagcaatatatcccaatgtatcaaatgctaagttatttcagggcatgttttacaactgttctcaggcacattagtgggataagaagatagattaattgagaaatatagctggagaacaattaaatacaaaatagtttgtaggctctactgggtgaatatttttttttttttttctgagtaaccatcattttcccagatagtgtatagatttttaggcattctgttatctcaaacagcctgaaaaatagtgcatttagctgacataaatgggggaaaaaaaatctcccctgcggagtacacccctgcagccccctaggtttgggctaagccccgaatgtttacatcttctggctccgcccctgCTGAAGACTCTATAAACATCATGAGGACATATCTGATGTCCTGACAGTCAATTATTTGAGAATCCTCTTTTATGGTGCACAAATTAACCAAGATGactatatgcaatttttttttttaaggccaaAGCTTTTCTGATTGATTTTGCTCAATCAATGTTTAATCAGATTCCCAAACGGTTTGGTAAAACCAAATATTAAACAAAGCTTAATCATGCCTTAAATCTTAAACCGTGCAGTTCACAATAATTTAAAGTAAAcagactaaattaattaaaacatgaaaacatataCCCCATCTCTGCTTTGAACTTCAGTATTGTGACGAAGCAGATGTGAGTGGCTCTTACACACGGTAGCTTAAAACACAACATtagaaacaaaaatagaaatgcaGCATTAAGCTTTTTCAACTCTTGTTACCTTAAGGCTTGATTTTTCACCCCGTTATTAAATCAAACATGTAAAAAGTGTTATAAGACTAGCGAAAATTACACCGAACTGAAGGAAGCAGTGAATTGAGAACTTGTTATGACCATTGAACTAATGAAACACTGAAAGTGGACTATGGACAAGTATACAcacttattaacattttaaaaatgataaaggacTGCAACCCAcccattaaaaaaatcaataatattgaTTTGCTTTGATTTCTGACTGCAGTAAAATGATCATGTGCATAACCCCCTGAAGGAATCAAATCAGATCTGAGAGATCTAAGTGTGAGCTGCCAAAATGAACGTCAGAATAACTGAAAGTCAGAAGTTTGCTTGGGGAGTTTTATACAACAGACCTCCCTGATCAATCATTTGAAAAGTCTAGAAAACCGAACTTCTGTAGAAAATTGCTTCCATATCAAATGATGCTTCATCACAAAATATTTGAGGGAACATGCAGGCTAATCGTCACTGCTTCATCATCTATTCTGTAGAAGAGCTCTCCATTATGCTAGTTTAGAAAGAGATGATCAGATGTTGATTTCTCCATGCTGACAAACAGATTGTTTGGCTTTTTGCAAATTGGGGTGAGCAGCTGTTTAGTTTTCTCCATCATTCTATTTTGTTAGGAATGCTTTGATGCACAAAAGatacaaaacactttcaaacactCAATGTCACATTTGCATATGCTGCTTGATTTAAAGTTGTGCCAAAAATCAGAAATTCCTGAGATAAATATGAGAACTAGATAGcataaaattaatatgaaaaaaat
It includes:
- the LOC113060716 gene encoding gap junction alpha-10 protein-like, translating into MGDWNLLGSILEEVHIHSTIVGKIWLTILFIFRMLVLGVAAEDVWVDEQSEFICNTDQPGCKNVCYDQAFPISLIRFWVLQIIFVSSPSLVYMGHALYRLRALEKERHKRKIQLRAELEEMEALLEEHKKLEKELRKLEDQKKISKAPLRGSLLRTYIIHILTRSVVEVAFIVGQYILYGIGLDPLYKCERVPCPNSVDCYVSRPTEKTIFMVFMIVIGGVSLFLNLLEISHLGVKKIKQTLRGLQFVEDKSLCKPKHSTIQQLCVMTNMSPHKNPQLKTFIQQGQMDPPLFLTSACVGSSNDMLQYNSFTAATLPVSCITQQPRQMRQPSQGMIHELHSQGSMELLEDRENRGQRLESSNGSERDVMPFNSGHLGPEVHTEIPACLRNVLHRPSRVPELGDDAGESSESDFCQPNRKASFMVRMPSDSFSGSPSCPSTRSSESELGSLNDLPMNPPPGGGRRMSMASRHK